The Spirochaetaceae bacterium nucleotide sequence AAGCGGCTGGCGTACGCAGCCGGGCAAGGCGCGGTGGAGCGGTCGCCGGCCCTGGCGCGGCACCTCGCCGCGTTGAACGGCTGCGGCGCGTCGCCGGGCTCCCGCTCACGGTACATCCCGGTGGCCGTGCGGCGCGAGGTGTGGCGCCGCGACCAGGGTTGTTGCAGCTATGTCGACCCGCACAGCGGCCGGCGCTGCGGTTCCCGCTATCGGCTGGAGATCGACCACGTGGTGCCGTTCGCGCTCGGCGGCGCTACCGAGCTGTGGAACCTCAGAATTCGGTGCCGTGCCCACCACCGGTTGCGCCACGCTCCGCGCCATGCCCACCCGGCGAGTGGGCCGAATGAGAACCCGGGCGCACCGTGAAGTCGCATGACGCGAGCCGTCGCGCCGGTACGTGATCGCGCCATCGTGGAGACCTGTGACGCCACGCATGATCGCGCCGCCGCTCCAGTTCGCATCGCCTTCGCAGTCTCCCTCGCTACGATGTGGATGCTATCTGCCTACCGCTTCACGCGTTCGCACCCGTGGTGTCCGATATGGTGGACCATATGGTCATGATTCATGGTACAATTTTCGGCGCCATGGAGGAGATTCAGATCTCGAAGTTCAAGGCCACCTGTCTCGCGGTTCTGGATCGCGTGGGGGAGACGCGCATGCCGGTACTGGTCACGCGATTCGGCAAGCCGGTGGCGCAGATCGTACCGCCGCCTCCTCCAGCGAGGGAGGCAGCTTTATTGCCGCGAGCGCGATGGTGTTCGGCCTGACGCTGGTCACGGCCGACGGGGATCTGTGCGACTGCCCCGATATCGACGTGCTTCCCAACACCGGCTGAGCGGAACCACGGTGGCCACCCGGCGGTGCCGGTGGATCGAACTCATCGTCTTGCCGAAATCGCTGCCGCCTACTGGGCTGAGATTGGTGTCGATGTTAAGATTGATGTACTGACCGCCCCCGAATTTGCCCAGAGGATGCGCCCCCCCAGTGATTTGGAAGGCATGTCCGGTGCCACTGCGGGCCAACTTGGAGACCCTGTCACGGTGATAGACGATTTTCACTCGGATTCAGAGGTGAACCGCGGCGGAGTCCAGGATCCTGAGTACGACGCGATGGTTGAAGCCGCCCTAGGCGCTACTAGCATTGAGGAGCAGAAGAGGCTGATTGCAGAAGCAGATATGTACGCGATCGAGAAGCACTGGCATATATTTGGTCCCAAAAGTCCAGTGTACTATTTGGCCCAGCCGTGGGTCAAAGGTTATAACGGTGAAGCTGGCTTGAACAAATGGGAAGACTGGCTCATTTTTACCTACCTCTGGATTGATAGTGAGATGAAGGAAGCAATGGGTTATTAGGGGCTGAGCTTAGGAAAAAAAGGGAGCTGGGGGGTG carries:
- a CDS encoding HNH endonuclease signature motif containing protein, which translates into the protein PKRPSEAGHGSASPATAPNSGGHTTSAPKRHEQAEFGRTSRAAAGVGSGRAASPANRPGRADDDGRGAAGPQFDAGERGASRAPVRGHDRFTSSAAKRLAYAAGQGAVERSPALARHLAALNGCGASPGSRSRYIPVAVRREVWRRDQGCCSYVDPHSGRRCGSRYRLEIDHVVPFALGGATELWNLRIRCRAHHRLRHAPRHAHPASGPNENPGAP
- a CDS encoding type II toxin-antitoxin system prevent-host-death family antitoxin, encoding MVDHMVMIHGTIFGAMEEIQISKFKATCLAVLDRVGETRMPVLVTRFGKPVAQIVPPPPPAREAALLPRARWCSA